The proteins below come from a single Oncorhynchus gorbuscha isolate QuinsamMale2020 ecotype Even-year unplaced genomic scaffold, OgorEven_v1.0 Un_scaffold_1872, whole genome shotgun sequence genomic window:
- the LOC124024479 gene encoding splicing factor 3B subunit 1 isoform X1 produces the protein MAKVAKTHEDIEAQILEIQGMKAALVEEGADQGVGLDSTGYYDQEIYGGSDSRFAGYVTSIAANEQEDDDEEDSSTSLLGQKKPGYHAPVAILNAIPQSDEQYDPFAEHRPAKIAEREDEYKARRRQMIISPERLDPFADGGKTPDPKLQSRSYMDVMKEQHLTKEEKEIRQQMAEKAKTGDLKAVNGSAASQAAAAAAKRKRRWDQTAEKQDQSGTPSNTGTPKKMSSWDQADQAAEQTPGHTPGHTPSNSRWDETPGRNKGSETPGATPSSRMWDPTPSHTPAGAATPGRGDTPGHTTPGHGGATGSVRKNRWDETPKTERETPGHGSGWAETPRTDRGDESVGETPTPGASKRKSRWDETPASQMGSSTPLMTPGKTPIGTPAMNMATPSPGHLMSMTPEQLQAWRWEREIDERNRPLTDDELDAMFPEGYKVLPPPAGYVPIRTPARKLSATPTPMGGMTGFHMQQEDRSMKQINDQPSGNLPFLKPDDIQYFDKLLVEVDESTLSPEEQKERKIMKLLLKIKNGTPPMRKAALRQITDKAREFGAGPLFNQILPLLMSPTLEDQERHLLVKVIDRILYKLDDLVRPYVHKILVVIEPLLIDEDYYARVEGREIISNLAKAAGLATMISTMRPDIDNMDEYVRNTTARAFAVVASALGIPSLLPFLKAVCKSKKSWQARHTGIKIVQQIAILMGCAILPHLRSLVEIIEHGLVDEQQKVRTISALAIAALAEAATPYGIESFDSVLKPLWKGIRQHRGKGLAAFLKAIGYLIPLMDAEYANYYTREVMLILIREFQSPDEEMKKIVLKVVKQCCGTDGVEANYIKTEILPPFFKHFWQHRMALDRRNYRQLVDTTVELANKVGAAEIISRIVDDLKDEAEQYRKMVMETIEKIMGNLGAADIDHKLEEQLIDGILYAFQEQTTEDSVMLNGFGTVVNALGKRVKPYLPQICGTVLWRLNNKSAKVRQQAADLISRTAVVMKTCQEEKLMGHLGVVLYEYLGEEYPEVLGSILGALKAIVNVIGMHKMTPPIKDLLPRLTPILKNRHEKVQENCIDLVGRIADRGAEYVSAREWMRICFELLELLKAHKKAIRRATVNTFGYIAKAIGPHDVLATLLNNLKVQERQNRVCTTVAIAIVAETCSPFTVLPALMNEYRVPELNVQNGVLKSLSFLFEYIGEMGKDYIYAVTPLLEDALMDRDLVHRQTASAVVQHMSLGVYGFGCEDSLNHLLNYVWPNVFETSPHVIQAVMGALEGLRVAIGPCRMLQYCLQGLFHPARKVRDVYWKIYNSIYIGSQDALIAHYPHVYNDEKNPYLRYELEYFL, from the exons ATGGCGAAAGTCGCCAAAACACACGAAG ACATTGAGGCCCAGATCCTGGAGATCCAGGGTATGAAGGCTGCCCTGGTGGAGGAGGGAGCAGATCAGGGTGTGGGCCTGGACTCAACTGGATATTACGACCAGGAGATCTATGGTGGCAGTGACAGCCGCTTCGCTGGATATGTCACCTCCATTGCTGCCAATGAACAGGAGGAT GATGACGAGGAGGACTCTTCAACAAGTCTACTTGGACAGAAGAAACCGGGGTATCATGCTCCGGTGGCTATACTCAATGCGATACCACAGTCAGATGAACAG tacgACCCGTTCGCCGAGCACAGGCCCGCCAAGATTGCAGAGCGTGAGGACGAGTACAAGGCCAGACGACGACAGATGATCATCTCTCCGGAGCGACTCGACCCCTTTGCAGACG GGGGCAAAACGCCGGACCCAAAGCTGCAGTCCAGGTCGTACATGGATGTCATGAAGGAGCAGCACCTGACCAAAGAGGAG AAAGAGATCCGTCAGCAGATGGCAGAAAAGGCCAAGACGGGAGACCTGAAGGCTGTCAACGGCTCTGCTGCCTCCCAGGCTGCCGCTGCCGCCGCCAAGCGCAAACGCCGCTGGGACCAGACGGCCGAGAAACAGGACCAATCAGGAACCCCCAGCAACACCGGCACACCCAAGAAGATGTCTAGCTGGGACCAGGCTGACCAGGCTGCTGAG CAGACCCCAGGACACACCCCTGGCCACACCCCCTCCAACAGCCGCTGGGACGAGACCCCTGGCAGGAATAAGGGCAGCGAGACCCCAGGGGCCACTCCCAGCTCCCGGATGTGGGACCCAACCCCCAGCCACACCCCGGCCGGAGCAGCCACCCCAGGCAGGGGGGACACACCGGGACACACCACCCCCGGACATGGGGGAGCCACAGGCAGCGTGCGCAAAAACCGTTGGGATGAGACCCCCAAGACTGAGAGGGAGACCCCTGGTCATGGTAGTGGTTGGGCCGAGACTCCCCGTACAGACAGAGGAGACGAGTCTGTGGGAGAGACCCCCACCCCCGGGGCCAGTAAGAGGAAGTCCCGTTGGGACGAGACCCCTGCCAGCCAGATGGGCTCTTCCACTCCACTGATGACCCCTGGGAAGACCCCCATTGGAACCCCTGCCATGAATATGGCCACTCCCTCTCCAG GTCACCTGATGAGCATGACCCCAGAGCAGCTGCAGGCGTGGCGTTGGGAGAGGGAGATTGATGAGAGAAACCGACCTCTCACAGACGATGAGCTGGACGCCATGTTCCCAGAGGGATACAAG GTCCTTCCCCCACCAGCAGGCTATGTGCCCATCCGTACCCCGGCCCGGAAGCTGTCTGCCACACCCACCCCTATGGGGGGCATGACGGGCTTCCACATGCAACAGGAGGACCGCTCCATGAAGCAGATCAACGACCAGCCCAGTGGGAACCTGCCCTTCCTCAAACCAGACGACATCCAGTACTTTGATAAACTGCTGGTTGAGGTAGATGAGTCCACTCTGAGCCCAGAGGAACAGAAGGAGCGTAAGATCATGAAACTGCTGCTGAAGATCAAGAACGGAACACCTCCCATGAGAAAG GCTGCCCTGCGTCAGATCACAGACAAGGCGAGGGAGTTTGGAGCAGGGCCCCTGTTCAACCAGATCCTGCCCCTGCTCATGTCTCCTACTCTGGAGGACCAGGAACGCCACCTACTGGTCAAGGTCATCGACCGCATCCTCTACAAGCTGGACGATCTCGTCCGCCCATACGTACACAag ATCCTGGTGGTGATTGAGCCCCTGCTGATTGATGAAGATTACTACGCCagagtggagggcagagagaTCATCTCTAACTTGGCCAAG GCTGCCGGCCTGGCCACTATGATCTCCACCATGAGGCCTGATATTGACAACATGGATGAGTATGTCAGAAATACAACAGCCAGAGCTTTCGCTGTCGTAGCGTCCGCTCTGGGTATCCCATCCCTGCTGCCCTTCCTCAAGGCTGTGTGTAAGAGCAAGAAGTCATGGCAGGCCCGCCACACGGGCATCAAGATTGTCCAGCAGATCGCCATCCTCATGGGTTGTGCCATCCTGCCCCATCTGAGGAGTTTGGTGGAGATCATCGAGCATG GTCTGGTGGATGAGCAGCAGAAGGTGCGGACCATCAGTGCCCTGGCCATTGCTGCCCTGGCGGAGGCTGCCACTCCCTACGGTATCGAGTCCTTTGACTCCGTACTCAAACCCCTGTGGAAGGGTATCAGACAGCACAGAGGAAAG GGTCTGGCTGCGTTCCTGAAGGCCATTGGCTACCTGATCCCTCTAATGGATGCTGAGTATGCTAACTACTACACCAGAGAGGTCATGCTGATCCTCATCAGAGAGTTCCAGTCCCCTGACGAGGAGATGAAGAAGATCGTGCTCAAG gTGGTGAAACAGTGCTGTGGTACTGACGGTGTGGAGGCCAACTACATCAAGACAGAAATCCTGCCCCCCTTCTTCAAGCACTTCTGGCAGCACAGGATGGCCCTGGACAGACGCAACTACAGACAG ctGGTGGACACCACAGTAGAGCTGGCCAACAAGGTGGGAGCAGCAGAGATCATCTCTCGTATAGTAGATGACCTGAAGGACGAGGCAGAGCAGTACAGGAAGATGGTGATGGAGACCATAGAGAAGATCATGGGTAACCTGGGAGCTGCTGACATCGACCACAAGCTGGAGGAGCAGCTGATCGACGGCATCCTGTACGCCTTCCAGGAACAGACCACTGAG GACTCTGTAATGCTGAACGGGTTTGGTACGGTGGTGAATGCCCTGGGGAAGAGGGTGAAGCCCTACCTGCCTCAGATCTGTGGTACGGTATTGTGGCGTCTCAACAACAAGTCTGCCAAGGTCCGCCAGCAGGCTGCTGACCTCATCTCTCGTACCGCCGTGGTCATGAAGACCTGCCAGGAG GAGAAGCTGATGGGTCACCTGGGAGTGGTGTTATATGAGTACCTAGGAGAGGAGTATCCTGAAGTACTGGGAAGCATCCTCGGTGCTCTCAAGGCCATCGTCAACGTCATCG GCATGCATAAGATGACTCCACCAATCAAAGACCTGCTGCCGCGCCTGACGCCAATCTTGAAGAACAGACATGAGAAGGTGCAGGAGAACTGTATTGACCTGGTGGGCAGGATTGCTGACAG GGGTGCTGAGTACGTGTCGGCCAGGGAATGGATGCGGATCTGTTTTGAGCTGCTGGAGCTCCTGAAGGCCCACAAGAAGGCCATCCGCAGAGCCACCGTCAACACCTTTGGATACATCGCCAAGGCTATCGG accCCATGACGTGCTGGCCACACTACTAAACAACCTGAAGGTTCAGGAGCGTCAGAACAGAGTGTGTACTACCGTAGCCATCGCCATCGTGGCTGAGACCTGTTCTCCCTTCACCGTGCTCCCCGCGCTCATGAATGAGTACCGCGTGCCAGAGCTCAACGTGCAGAATGGCGTGCTCAAGTCCCTCTCCTTCCTGTTTGAGTACATTGGGGAGATGGGCAAGGACTACATTTACGCTGTCACGCCCCTGCTGGAGGATGCACTGATGGACAG AGACTTggtccacagacagacagccagtgcCGTGGTGCAGCACATGTCCCTGGGTGTCTACGGCTTCGGCTGTGAAGACTCTCTCAACCACCTGCTCAACTATGTGTGGCCCAACGTGTTTGAGACGTCGCCCCACGTCATCCAGGCTGTGATGGGGGCCTTGGAAGGCCTCAGGGTGGCAATCGGCCCCTGCCGCATGCTGCAGTATTGCCTACAG ggTCTGTTCCACCCAGCCAGGAAGGTGCGCGACGTCTACTGGAAGATCTACAACTCTATCTACATCGGCTCCCAGGATGCTCTCATTGCTCATTACCCACACGTCTACAACGATGAGAAGAACCCTTACCTCCGCTATGAGCTGGAGTACTTCTTGTGA
- the LOC124024479 gene encoding splicing factor 3B subunit 1 isoform X2 — MAKVAKTHEDIEAQILEIQGMKAALVEEGADQGVGLDSTGYYDQEIYGGSDSRFAGYVTSIAANEQEDDDEEDSSTSLLGQKKPGYHAPVAILNAIPQSDEQYDPFAEHRPAKIAEREDEYKARRRQMIISPERLDPFADGGKTPDPKLQSRSYMDVMKEQHLTKEEKEIRQQMAEKAKTGDLKAVNGSAASQAAAAAAKRKRRWDQTAEKQDQSGTPSNTGTPKKMSSWDQADQAAETPGHTPGHTPSNSRWDETPGRNKGSETPGATPSSRMWDPTPSHTPAGAATPGRGDTPGHTTPGHGGATGSVRKNRWDETPKTERETPGHGSGWAETPRTDRGDESVGETPTPGASKRKSRWDETPASQMGSSTPLMTPGKTPIGTPAMNMATPSPGHLMSMTPEQLQAWRWEREIDERNRPLTDDELDAMFPEGYKVLPPPAGYVPIRTPARKLSATPTPMGGMTGFHMQQEDRSMKQINDQPSGNLPFLKPDDIQYFDKLLVEVDESTLSPEEQKERKIMKLLLKIKNGTPPMRKAALRQITDKAREFGAGPLFNQILPLLMSPTLEDQERHLLVKVIDRILYKLDDLVRPYVHKILVVIEPLLIDEDYYARVEGREIISNLAKAAGLATMISTMRPDIDNMDEYVRNTTARAFAVVASALGIPSLLPFLKAVCKSKKSWQARHTGIKIVQQIAILMGCAILPHLRSLVEIIEHGLVDEQQKVRTISALAIAALAEAATPYGIESFDSVLKPLWKGIRQHRGKGLAAFLKAIGYLIPLMDAEYANYYTREVMLILIREFQSPDEEMKKIVLKVVKQCCGTDGVEANYIKTEILPPFFKHFWQHRMALDRRNYRQLVDTTVELANKVGAAEIISRIVDDLKDEAEQYRKMVMETIEKIMGNLGAADIDHKLEEQLIDGILYAFQEQTTEDSVMLNGFGTVVNALGKRVKPYLPQICGTVLWRLNNKSAKVRQQAADLISRTAVVMKTCQEEKLMGHLGVVLYEYLGEEYPEVLGSILGALKAIVNVIGMHKMTPPIKDLLPRLTPILKNRHEKVQENCIDLVGRIADRGAEYVSAREWMRICFELLELLKAHKKAIRRATVNTFGYIAKAIGPHDVLATLLNNLKVQERQNRVCTTVAIAIVAETCSPFTVLPALMNEYRVPELNVQNGVLKSLSFLFEYIGEMGKDYIYAVTPLLEDALMDRDLVHRQTASAVVQHMSLGVYGFGCEDSLNHLLNYVWPNVFETSPHVIQAVMGALEGLRVAIGPCRMLQYCLQGLFHPARKVRDVYWKIYNSIYIGSQDALIAHYPHVYNDEKNPYLRYELEYFL, encoded by the exons ATGGCGAAAGTCGCCAAAACACACGAAG ACATTGAGGCCCAGATCCTGGAGATCCAGGGTATGAAGGCTGCCCTGGTGGAGGAGGGAGCAGATCAGGGTGTGGGCCTGGACTCAACTGGATATTACGACCAGGAGATCTATGGTGGCAGTGACAGCCGCTTCGCTGGATATGTCACCTCCATTGCTGCCAATGAACAGGAGGAT GATGACGAGGAGGACTCTTCAACAAGTCTACTTGGACAGAAGAAACCGGGGTATCATGCTCCGGTGGCTATACTCAATGCGATACCACAGTCAGATGAACAG tacgACCCGTTCGCCGAGCACAGGCCCGCCAAGATTGCAGAGCGTGAGGACGAGTACAAGGCCAGACGACGACAGATGATCATCTCTCCGGAGCGACTCGACCCCTTTGCAGACG GGGGCAAAACGCCGGACCCAAAGCTGCAGTCCAGGTCGTACATGGATGTCATGAAGGAGCAGCACCTGACCAAAGAGGAG AAAGAGATCCGTCAGCAGATGGCAGAAAAGGCCAAGACGGGAGACCTGAAGGCTGTCAACGGCTCTGCTGCCTCCCAGGCTGCCGCTGCCGCCGCCAAGCGCAAACGCCGCTGGGACCAGACGGCCGAGAAACAGGACCAATCAGGAACCCCCAGCAACACCGGCACACCCAAGAAGATGTCTAGCTGGGACCAGGCTGACCAGGCTGCTGAG ACCCCAGGACACACCCCTGGCCACACCCCCTCCAACAGCCGCTGGGACGAGACCCCTGGCAGGAATAAGGGCAGCGAGACCCCAGGGGCCACTCCCAGCTCCCGGATGTGGGACCCAACCCCCAGCCACACCCCGGCCGGAGCAGCCACCCCAGGCAGGGGGGACACACCGGGACACACCACCCCCGGACATGGGGGAGCCACAGGCAGCGTGCGCAAAAACCGTTGGGATGAGACCCCCAAGACTGAGAGGGAGACCCCTGGTCATGGTAGTGGTTGGGCCGAGACTCCCCGTACAGACAGAGGAGACGAGTCTGTGGGAGAGACCCCCACCCCCGGGGCCAGTAAGAGGAAGTCCCGTTGGGACGAGACCCCTGCCAGCCAGATGGGCTCTTCCACTCCACTGATGACCCCTGGGAAGACCCCCATTGGAACCCCTGCCATGAATATGGCCACTCCCTCTCCAG GTCACCTGATGAGCATGACCCCAGAGCAGCTGCAGGCGTGGCGTTGGGAGAGGGAGATTGATGAGAGAAACCGACCTCTCACAGACGATGAGCTGGACGCCATGTTCCCAGAGGGATACAAG GTCCTTCCCCCACCAGCAGGCTATGTGCCCATCCGTACCCCGGCCCGGAAGCTGTCTGCCACACCCACCCCTATGGGGGGCATGACGGGCTTCCACATGCAACAGGAGGACCGCTCCATGAAGCAGATCAACGACCAGCCCAGTGGGAACCTGCCCTTCCTCAAACCAGACGACATCCAGTACTTTGATAAACTGCTGGTTGAGGTAGATGAGTCCACTCTGAGCCCAGAGGAACAGAAGGAGCGTAAGATCATGAAACTGCTGCTGAAGATCAAGAACGGAACACCTCCCATGAGAAAG GCTGCCCTGCGTCAGATCACAGACAAGGCGAGGGAGTTTGGAGCAGGGCCCCTGTTCAACCAGATCCTGCCCCTGCTCATGTCTCCTACTCTGGAGGACCAGGAACGCCACCTACTGGTCAAGGTCATCGACCGCATCCTCTACAAGCTGGACGATCTCGTCCGCCCATACGTACACAag ATCCTGGTGGTGATTGAGCCCCTGCTGATTGATGAAGATTACTACGCCagagtggagggcagagagaTCATCTCTAACTTGGCCAAG GCTGCCGGCCTGGCCACTATGATCTCCACCATGAGGCCTGATATTGACAACATGGATGAGTATGTCAGAAATACAACAGCCAGAGCTTTCGCTGTCGTAGCGTCCGCTCTGGGTATCCCATCCCTGCTGCCCTTCCTCAAGGCTGTGTGTAAGAGCAAGAAGTCATGGCAGGCCCGCCACACGGGCATCAAGATTGTCCAGCAGATCGCCATCCTCATGGGTTGTGCCATCCTGCCCCATCTGAGGAGTTTGGTGGAGATCATCGAGCATG GTCTGGTGGATGAGCAGCAGAAGGTGCGGACCATCAGTGCCCTGGCCATTGCTGCCCTGGCGGAGGCTGCCACTCCCTACGGTATCGAGTCCTTTGACTCCGTACTCAAACCCCTGTGGAAGGGTATCAGACAGCACAGAGGAAAG GGTCTGGCTGCGTTCCTGAAGGCCATTGGCTACCTGATCCCTCTAATGGATGCTGAGTATGCTAACTACTACACCAGAGAGGTCATGCTGATCCTCATCAGAGAGTTCCAGTCCCCTGACGAGGAGATGAAGAAGATCGTGCTCAAG gTGGTGAAACAGTGCTGTGGTACTGACGGTGTGGAGGCCAACTACATCAAGACAGAAATCCTGCCCCCCTTCTTCAAGCACTTCTGGCAGCACAGGATGGCCCTGGACAGACGCAACTACAGACAG ctGGTGGACACCACAGTAGAGCTGGCCAACAAGGTGGGAGCAGCAGAGATCATCTCTCGTATAGTAGATGACCTGAAGGACGAGGCAGAGCAGTACAGGAAGATGGTGATGGAGACCATAGAGAAGATCATGGGTAACCTGGGAGCTGCTGACATCGACCACAAGCTGGAGGAGCAGCTGATCGACGGCATCCTGTACGCCTTCCAGGAACAGACCACTGAG GACTCTGTAATGCTGAACGGGTTTGGTACGGTGGTGAATGCCCTGGGGAAGAGGGTGAAGCCCTACCTGCCTCAGATCTGTGGTACGGTATTGTGGCGTCTCAACAACAAGTCTGCCAAGGTCCGCCAGCAGGCTGCTGACCTCATCTCTCGTACCGCCGTGGTCATGAAGACCTGCCAGGAG GAGAAGCTGATGGGTCACCTGGGAGTGGTGTTATATGAGTACCTAGGAGAGGAGTATCCTGAAGTACTGGGAAGCATCCTCGGTGCTCTCAAGGCCATCGTCAACGTCATCG GCATGCATAAGATGACTCCACCAATCAAAGACCTGCTGCCGCGCCTGACGCCAATCTTGAAGAACAGACATGAGAAGGTGCAGGAGAACTGTATTGACCTGGTGGGCAGGATTGCTGACAG GGGTGCTGAGTACGTGTCGGCCAGGGAATGGATGCGGATCTGTTTTGAGCTGCTGGAGCTCCTGAAGGCCCACAAGAAGGCCATCCGCAGAGCCACCGTCAACACCTTTGGATACATCGCCAAGGCTATCGG accCCATGACGTGCTGGCCACACTACTAAACAACCTGAAGGTTCAGGAGCGTCAGAACAGAGTGTGTACTACCGTAGCCATCGCCATCGTGGCTGAGACCTGTTCTCCCTTCACCGTGCTCCCCGCGCTCATGAATGAGTACCGCGTGCCAGAGCTCAACGTGCAGAATGGCGTGCTCAAGTCCCTCTCCTTCCTGTTTGAGTACATTGGGGAGATGGGCAAGGACTACATTTACGCTGTCACGCCCCTGCTGGAGGATGCACTGATGGACAG AGACTTggtccacagacagacagccagtgcCGTGGTGCAGCACATGTCCCTGGGTGTCTACGGCTTCGGCTGTGAAGACTCTCTCAACCACCTGCTCAACTATGTGTGGCCCAACGTGTTTGAGACGTCGCCCCACGTCATCCAGGCTGTGATGGGGGCCTTGGAAGGCCTCAGGGTGGCAATCGGCCCCTGCCGCATGCTGCAGTATTGCCTACAG ggTCTGTTCCACCCAGCCAGGAAGGTGCGCGACGTCTACTGGAAGATCTACAACTCTATCTACATCGGCTCCCAGGATGCTCTCATTGCTCATTACCCACACGTCTACAACGATGAGAAGAACCCTTACCTCCGCTATGAGCTGGAGTACTTCTTGTGA